One Microbacterium sp. No. 7 genomic window carries:
- a CDS encoding phosphotransferase, giving the protein MTAALPQAAVTGVRPLTEGGGGRFDSAVATLDDGRRVVVRVPTSDEADDELRGEARALKALTAGVRGVLPFGAPDVLGETVVDGRHAVVQTLLPGYRVDAKHVPPGPGVATAIADAIARVHDLPVAVIRDAGLPVRSAAQARDDAERLLDRAEATGELPFGLLRRWSTALGADGLWRFETTVTLGGADPASFVLEDTAAGVPAVTGLLTWGGLGVGDPAVDLHWTASSPMARDDVIATYAERSHRAPDALLTARTRLYAELEFAKWLVHGTAVGSASIIADARELLVSLDAAVRDEPPLATQTISVQDAITAGGRVTPAPGVDTSMQTDAYSPDELALLVDDEHTSAAQPTVPIDLSGWNATMTRLRDTQGHARGPVDTPPDDETDADVDTAAQNALRRWTGTA; this is encoded by the coding sequence GTGACCGCCGCTCTTCCGCAGGCCGCCGTCACCGGTGTGCGCCCGCTCACCGAGGGCGGCGGCGGCCGGTTCGACAGCGCCGTGGCGACCCTCGACGACGGCCGCCGGGTCGTCGTGCGCGTTCCCACGAGCGACGAGGCCGACGACGAGCTGCGCGGCGAGGCGCGCGCGCTCAAGGCCCTCACGGCGGGCGTGCGCGGCGTGCTGCCGTTCGGCGCGCCCGACGTGCTCGGCGAGACCGTGGTCGACGGACGGCACGCCGTCGTGCAGACCCTCCTGCCGGGCTACCGCGTCGACGCGAAGCACGTGCCGCCCGGACCGGGCGTCGCCACGGCGATCGCCGACGCGATCGCCCGCGTGCACGACCTTCCCGTCGCCGTCATCCGCGACGCCGGACTGCCCGTGCGCAGCGCGGCGCAGGCCCGCGACGACGCCGAGCGCCTGCTCGACCGCGCCGAGGCGACGGGCGAGCTGCCGTTCGGGCTGCTGCGCCGCTGGAGCACCGCCCTCGGCGCCGACGGCCTGTGGCGCTTCGAGACGACGGTCACCCTCGGCGGCGCCGACCCGGCGTCGTTCGTGCTCGAGGACACCGCCGCGGGCGTTCCCGCGGTGACCGGGCTGCTCACGTGGGGCGGCCTCGGCGTCGGCGACCCGGCGGTCGACCTGCACTGGACGGCGTCGTCGCCGATGGCCCGCGACGACGTCATCGCGACGTACGCCGAGCGGTCGCACCGCGCCCCGGACGCGCTGCTGACGGCGCGCACGCGCCTGTACGCCGAGCTGGAGTTCGCGAAGTGGCTCGTGCACGGCACGGCGGTCGGCTCCGCGTCGATCATCGCCGACGCCCGTGAGCTGCTCGTGTCGCTCGACGCCGCGGTGCGCGACGAGCCGCCGCTCGCGACGCAGACGATCAGCGTGCAGGACGCGATCACGGCGGGCGGGCGGGTCACGCCCGCGCCGGGCGTCGACACCTCGATGCAGACCGACGCGTACTCCCCCGACGAGCTGGCGCTGCTGGTCGACGACGAGCACACCTCGGCGGCGCAGCCGACGGTTCCGATCGATCTGTCGGGCTGGAACGCGACGATGACGCGCCTGCGCGACACGCAGGGCCATGCGCGCGGGCCCGTGGACACGCCGCCGGACGACGAGACCGACGCCGACGTCGACACGGCGGCGCAGAACGCCCTGCGCCGCTGGACGGGCACCGCCTGA
- the nudC gene encoding NAD(+) diphosphatase gives MTSDDTSSRAPLPSLAPLARGGLDRSAAERTQPDLLERLRADAGTRVLPAHADRAPLDEAGRLLLVAPHDVAEHARWAFLGRDADGTALLVAATAAEEPAPVEAERWGALRAVGGDLPADQSGAFVEAVSLGRWLVDAPHCAGCGARLEDRQAGWARRCPACDREHFPRTDPAVIVGVISSDGERLLLGRNALWAAANMFSTFAGFVEAGESLETTIVREVEEEAGVRVARLEYRGSQAWPYPRSLMLGFHAHAIDDAEARADGEEIVEVRWFTREELRAGLRGEADFGLPGAASIAHRLIVDWVEERP, from the coding sequence ATGACGTCCGATGACACTTCCTCGCGAGCGCCGCTCCCTTCGCTGGCGCCGCTGGCGCGCGGCGGCCTCGACCGCTCCGCGGCGGAGCGCACCCAGCCCGATCTGCTGGAGCGGCTGCGTGCGGATGCCGGCACCCGCGTACTCCCGGCGCACGCCGACCGCGCGCCGCTCGACGAGGCGGGGCGCCTGCTGCTCGTCGCCCCGCACGACGTCGCCGAGCACGCCCGGTGGGCGTTCCTCGGACGCGACGCCGACGGCACGGCCCTGCTCGTGGCCGCGACCGCGGCCGAGGAGCCGGCGCCGGTCGAGGCGGAGCGGTGGGGCGCCCTGCGCGCCGTCGGCGGCGATCTGCCGGCCGACCAGTCGGGCGCCTTCGTCGAGGCGGTCTCCCTCGGCCGCTGGCTCGTCGACGCGCCGCACTGCGCCGGGTGCGGCGCACGCCTCGAAGACCGTCAGGCGGGCTGGGCCCGGCGCTGCCCCGCGTGCGATCGCGAGCACTTCCCGCGCACCGATCCCGCCGTCATCGTCGGCGTGATCTCCTCCGACGGCGAGCGGCTGCTGCTCGGGCGGAACGCGCTGTGGGCCGCCGCGAACATGTTCTCGACGTTCGCCGGCTTCGTCGAGGCGGGGGAGTCGCTGGAGACCACGATCGTGCGCGAGGTCGAGGAGGAGGCCGGCGTGCGCGTCGCGCGGCTGGAGTACCGCGGCTCTCAGGCCTGGCCGTATCCGCGCTCGCTCATGCTCGGCTTCCACGCGCACGCGATCGACGACGCCGAGGCCCGCGCCGACGGCGAGGAGATCGTGGAGGTGCGCTGGTTCACCCGCGAGGAGCTGCGGGCGGGGCTGCGCGGCGAGGCAGACTTCGGGCTGCCCGGGGCGGCTTCGATCGCGCACCGCCTCATCGTCGATTGGGTGGAAGAGCGACCATGA